A stretch of DNA from Sebastes umbrosus isolate fSebUmb1 chromosome 14, fSebUmb1.pri, whole genome shotgun sequence:
tagacatatatacatagacgccgCATTGGACGCTTCAGCCCCTTGCGGCaatacgtcaacgtgggcgccatattggacctggCAAGGCTGGGCTAtacgtttttctggataaaaagcactataatgTCTATATTTGTCAACCGATTTCAATGagtcattattatattaaagggtttatgatctacatggtgtagaaaaataaagttttgtctccagttacTTAGAATCTTGATAGTTAAGCTATAATCGGTGCTAGAAGCTCAGGAGGAAGCAGTGATGTTGGCGTATTTAACAATTTTTCACCAATATCTttgggaaaataaaaataaaaacaacgcTATCTTAACgttactcctcgtagatcataaacgtttgaatataaaacgactcgttttgctttttatccagaaaacgTCAACTTCCCCGTTCACTTTTATTCGTTTACGGGCAAGTCTTGCCTtatccaatatggcgcccacgttgacgtacgctccaggagtcaatgcggctgctatgtatatatgtctatgggtACAACAACAGGGACCAGGAAGTAGAGGGTTCAGGAGAGATTTGACAAGAGGGCGAAGGTGTAACGAAAAAAAAGAACGGGTCTCTCAAAACAAAGTGACACAGGAATAAATATTCTGTATCTACAAAGCAGGAAACAGAAACCAAATCATAAGGTAGTTACTGCATGATGTTTTCTCTCTAAAGTTGCATTTTCTTTAATATAACCATAGATTTCCTTTGATTTgctttaataatataaaatgtactACACTCATATCTGCTGCTTTGTCCTCGTTGAATGCGTCGGTTATCATGCAAGACAGCAGTCAGATGTACACAGTACAATACAGACAACAGGTATTTGAAGAGACAAATGAAAACATGGAGGACTAGACCGACAGAAACATCACAGAAATAGACTACACTAAAGTAATGTATGGTATAAAATGTACTTGTCTTGTGCCGTGCATAATCACCAAGTAATGAAAATGATGCTAGAGGCAGCTGATTCACCTTATCTCAGGTGCCCCTATGGAACTGTATGTTTTCGAAAGGAAAGCAGTGGTGtcccaaaacacacaaacctcaAACAGGACTCATGAATATATTAACAATTTAGAAATCTATCAAAGGGGTTCTGTGAGGTTTTGAAACAGGGGTctggagagtttttttttttccatatcaGGGTTTTGATGAGGAGGAGCAAGCAGGTCAGAGGAAGAAGGCACGAAAGGGAGAAATTGTTGTCTTCATGAGCTTCAACATTCAGATACATTCAAGTGGCTGTTTCAGTACATCTGTATGTTTGTCTATGTGTTGAATGTGTGAGTGGATGCAGACGGATCTGAGTCGCTTTCACCCTTGCATGTAGGTGTATGGTGTATATCCTGCCTCATtgttgttaaagggatagtttgggtgttttgaagtgggcttgtatgaggtacttatccatagtcagtgtattccctacagtagatgacggtcagcacgctcccagtttggagaaacagacagaagttaCCACACCGAAGCAAAGCATTGTAGTggatggggccggcagcaaaacatatttaagccacctaaaagaaaagtccacctaaaaaaattaataatctggttgctttggagagagcatagatggatagaaTGGCGtacatttaaaattatatagatttttttaggtggctaaaatacgttttgctgctggccccatCCACaacagtacatcgctttgcttcagtgcggtaactcctgtttgcttctccaaactgggtgtGTGCCAACCgctatctactgtatgtaatacactgactatggataagtacctcatacaaccccacttcaaaacacctgaactatccctttaaaggtaccctgtgaaGTTTTTGACCAGTATTAGTGCTATGGAGAAATGTTTTTACTAGTGGGTCCCTTGTTTGTTTGCGGAAGTATGTGGCTTTCTTGTTTTATGTGATTCCTCTGGTTGACAGTTAGTGGCTGTGGATAAAGCAACAACAAACGTAGCATTCAAAATATTCCGCTTTTTAAGTGTTTTATGAGAAGGGGAATACATTCAACACGTTTGTTGGAGCTCAAGGGTACACGCAATGCGTTTTGGTGAAacctccacagggtacctttaagtGAGCGCCACCTGCCGAGGATGTGGTCTGAATGTGATGTTGGTCACCTTGTGTAGAATCTGTAAATGTCATGAAGGCATATAAACATGCTGGAGAACAGGGAGGCACGGGGTCACCATTCGGATTACCTCTTTGATTCGACCAAAATTCCATTTTTAGATACAACACCATTGTACAACgctgcatcacttcctgtttacccGTTATTCCCATGGTGAAGAGTAGGAGACGCCATGGGAAATTAGTCgtgtaaacacacaaatacacagcgACTCGGGACACGAGGACAGTAAGTTCAGGCATGCTGGATCCATAGGGAAAATAAGAAACAGGAACAAAATGCCTTGCAATGATGTTTTAATGGAATTTTGAAAGATAACCTAGTGTGAACCATTCATCGATGAACATGTCTAGTGTGTTTCAAATTCAACGTAGTACACAGTCTTTTATGTTAGTTAAACATGCAATATACTGTTGAAATAGTAAACCAAACGCTCACTATGAAAACGTTTCAGTGAGTGTAAATCTCAACTGTGACAGCGATGTAGAGCGATGCAGGGTCTCATCACAAATAATAGGCTAGTTGTTAGTCACTTCTGGAACATAAATGATCAGCTAACTGAGGCCTGAAGCTTATAGCCACTTAAAACCAAATGCCtgaaacacatactgtacgtgaCTGCACGTTATATACCTTAACAACCTATGCAAAGAGTGTAGAGCCTCTTGAAGCACACATTAAAAACTTCACCAACTGCAATCTAATACTCCCACACCTACCTCGACATATCTGCTGTGTTAATATCTAGCCTTTATTTTGATAGCTAAAAAGCCTTGAAACAAACTTCTAAAAAGGAGCATGTGACTATCGCTATGGTGCTGTTGAACATGAAGCGTGTGTACACGGGGTAGGGAGGACCAGGTTTCAACAGAAAACGAACAACAAATaagcaaatacaaaacaaaaaaaaaaatcattgacaTTTTGTTCGGTAAAAACAGTAGGATAAATACACAATGAGTCCATTTCATtccatctgattttttttcttctttttttcagtttaaaagctCAGTCACAGTGGACCAATCAGTCAATACCCCATCAGGGGCTACAGAATATGCAGTGTTACTTAAAAAGAACATTCTACTAGAAAATGGTAGTAGCTATTGTACATAAAGGAGTTTAAGCCATACACTCATAACCACCATGATCATAACAgtatgaaagagggaggcttcATTTAAAAATTGCTACAGTCGgttttttctccatctcctttgtttattttttttaaatcttttccTACAATCtggctctcctttttttttcttttctaagcCGTCTAACCCAActggagagaaaacaaacaacaggtAACGGGGGAGGGTTGCGGGGAAAAGGTGCATTCCAGGGGTAATAGGAGGGACTTATACATTACCTGCCAGAAAACTATCAGTCTTATCACATATGGTAGAGTAGTAGGGTGGCTGGCTGTCGCCGGTGTCTTCGGATTCCATGGCCCCGAGGTGGCGGCTGGGCTCCAACGGGTCGACCTCCTCCAGGTGGTCTGCTGCGATCTTTCCTCCCAGCATGTAGTGGTGCTCATCTAGACTGCTAGGCTGGTTGTCTCCGTGGTGGCCCAAGGGCATCAGGTCCACGGGTCTGCCGAACAGGTCCTCCGTCTgggcggcggcagcggctgaTGGCAGGGTCAGCTCCTTGATGAAGGAGGGGTCCTTGGCCTCCTCCGGCAGCTGTTCCTCGTTCTCCAGGGAGAAGATCCCCGGGCTCTTTCCGCAGCTCTCGGCCATGGAGTGGGCGTTTGAGTTGGACGTGGTGCAGTCGAAGCCGTAAGATGCCACCGAGTTGGCTGACTGAGGGGTGGTCCCGCCTCCGTCCTCTTCACCCTCTCCGGCTGGGGCATCCCCcgcctcctcgtcctcgtcgAGAGCGGGCAGGCTGCAGGTGGGAGGAGGGCTTTCGAATCCGGCGCTCTCATCCATCATCGGCGGTGCGTCGGGATCGTTTATTTGCATCTCGCCCTCTGTGTCGCTGGCCTCGTCTCCTGAGGTGGAGGGGGAAGACGGGGCGGACGCCGGGGCGGTCGGAGGTCCAGTTCCTAGGACCTCGTCGGCAGGGAGCGtctcagcctcctcctcttctccgtCACCTTTCTCCAAGTGGATACCCAGGTCCTGCTCCATGTCGGGCTGGACTGAAGAAGGCACCGGGGTGTGCTGTTTGTCAGAACGGGACTCCACGCCAGAGCTGCTGTCGTAGTCACGGAGTTCCTCTGGCGTGCTTGTCTCGCTGCTGCTGTGGGCGGCCAGAGCTGCGCCGGGCTGGGACACGCCTGCAGCTGGAGCAGCGAATAGGACATGAGCCTCCTCATCTGCTGAGCTCTTCATCTCCTCGTGGGCCGACTGATGCTGCTCTGACTTAGGAGTAAAGGAAGGGGCACTGGGGTCCAAACACGTCTTGGCAGGAGACAGGATGGGCGTTTCGGATTCAGCCGCATCGTGGTCAGAAATGGGGCTTGGGGAGGAGACGGCGAGCAGCGAGCCTGGTTGAGCCCAGGTATCACAGAAGGGGTTGGTCTGTCCCCAGGAGGAGGTAGGGGGGACGCAAGGCGGAGGACCAGAGCGATTCAGGTTGTCCAAACGCTCCTCCTCATTAAAGTCATCTTCGTCCACATTCCCACAGCTCTCCGTCACACCTTCACTGTGCATCTCTacgtcctcgtcctcctcgtcctcctcgtgCTCCCGCTGCTGGAACGCTTTCTGATGCTCCTCTACTCTCTCTGAACTCAGGTCCATATCGTCCACCCGctcgtcctcctcgtcctcgtcttcctcttcctcattgGCCAGAGTTTCCACGTTGGGGGAACCCATGAGATTGCCGTCTCCCTCGGAGCCGCGGAGGCTCGAGTCGACCAGGGCGTCGGAGCTCTGGGTGCCCTCCAGTATCGCGGTGTGCTGGGCGCTGCTGAGGTCAGACACGCCCTGCTGCCGACTGCTGGTGCAGCTGCTCAGGTCCTCGGAGTCCATCCCGTCGTCGGCGTGCCACCCTGCGGAACCACCGAAGGCCGAGGACCTCACTTGGAACTCCTCGGAGGGCTGAGACGTGCTCATTTCGGTGACCAAGGATGAAGGCTGGTGGCCTAGTCTCCTCTGTTCCTCATCTtcgtcatcctcctcctcatcatcatcctcattgATCTCCTCGTCAGCCTTTTCCACTGCCACCTCCTTCTCATGAGGGGAGATCAGGTCCCTGGGGGCGAAATCATCCATGGGCGAGGTGCCCAACAAGTGGGGTTGTGCCATCATGCTGAAGGCCGCTGCAGATGGAGATGTGGAGGTAAACAGgttctccttctcttcttcttcttcttcttcttcctcctcctcctcttcttcctcccttgTCTTCTGTGCCTCAAACTGATCTTtattctccttctcctcttctgtgTGGAAGTTCATCATGTTGACGAGGCTCTGGGGAGCAAAGTCAGACGGAGCTTGGGCCGGGTTCCTGTCCCAGGGATCAGACTGGACATGCATGTCCAGCAGAGGAGAGGCATCGTGTGGCTCTCTGATGGGGGACACGGGGCCCGGTGGGGAACAGGGAGGAGACATGACAGTAGTTCCCAGGGAAGGAACTGAGTCGTTGGCAGACTCCTCGAATTTGAAGAGGTCCAGCTGAGCTGACAGCTGAACACCGGAGGCTGCTTCGTGGACTGGTTCAGCTCCTAGATCTGCCTCTGCTGATGACTGAGACAGTGGTTCTGGGAGGGGTTCGGGAGATGGTTCTCGTACTTGTATAGGTTCCGGTGTCAGTTCTCGTATTGGCTCTGGTGTTGGATCCCGTACTGGCTCTGGTGTTGGTTCCCGTACTGACTCTGGTGTTAATTCTAACACTGGTGGTGAAGAGGGTTTGGGTTCTGAAGTTTTTTCATTCTGGCTGGACATCAGTTCTGGTGCTACTGCAGCAGCTGGCTCCGCAGCTGGTTCTGGTTCCACCGGCCCTGCAATGGCAGCTGCCGCAGTAGCGATAGCTGCGGCGGCAGCCACAGCAGCAGCGACTTCCTTTCCAGATTCTCCAATAGTTGCAACTTTGGGGCCTCGTTTCACTGGAGTCGGGGTGCTGCTGCCCACCGCTTTCTTAGGGGTGGAGGTCTTGGCTGCAGCTGTTTTGGAGCCAGGGGTCTTGGAAGGAGTGGGCTTACTGTCTGTTTTGGAGCGGGTGGGTGTCTTTGTGTCGGCAGCCTTACTAGCAGCGGGTTTTTTGGCGGTGACGTCTGATTTTGAGGCTGATTTGGGGGTGTCGGGTTTTGCTGACTTCGTTGTAGAGGAAGGGCGGGTGAGGGGGGACTCTGCAGGCTTTTTGGATGCTGGAGTGGCTGGTTTGGTAACATCTGGGGGGAAAAACACAGCATAAGGAATGgttaaataattatataattaaactAAACTACTAAAGTAAAAAAGCCTTATATATGCTTGCTTGTGCATCCTTGCTCACAACAATATCCGTTTTTggtttttttaccttttttcacAGGGGTTATATTCCTGGCTGTTTGTGATGCTGGAGCTTTGCCACCAGAGGGGGTAGTGGAGGTTAGTCTGGAGGCAGGAGGCttggcggtggtggtggaggaggtttTAGGGGTGGCAGTTTTGGCTGTAGCTGGGGAGCTCTTGGGTGTGGTAGTGGGTGGCCGGGTTGAGCCTGTGGCAGGACGAGGTGATGCTACTGTGCCGGGTGTAGGCCTGGAGAAATAACACAAAGAAGAAGGTTGAGAAATACTGAGAAGTACAACAGCATAGAGATCTGGGACATAGAAACAATGTCAGCTAAGTGTGCGTACGTTTTTCAAATCATGAATATCTCTCCGCTGGTCTACTCTAGGTGCACTCATTCAATATCCCCATGAGACAGACATATTTAAGTGAGCTCAACAGGATGGTTATTTccttatttcaataaaaaaaagacatgaagatTAATTGAAGGTGACATTTGAGTTGTCAGGCCACAGCTAGGGGCCAACATGTGGTGGTCAGCCCTGTACTATAAGTGTCTCAGAATGGTTCTGACAGGGCGCAAGACTTTGTCGTGTCACTCGTTATTCACTTCTACTGCCAGAGGATACCCACAGAAACAGCACAGACATGAGCAAAATTGCTCGCATAGATTTCAAGACTAAAAACCAATACATGCAGCGATAAGGAGAGGATAGGCTGTTCTTAATGACAGCCAAGGCCCCGACCTAGATAGCCTTTCACAGATGTGGCATCAGCCCAAATCCAATACTAGTGTActtgtaaacatgttcacaCAAGGAACCCAACACTGAAGTATACCCTTTCAAAGATAAGAGGGTAGACTGACAGCCCTCATTATTATTGATTCAAAACTCTGCTAGGACCAGAAGGAGAAAACACATTACAgctattttaaaggggacatattatgctcatttccaggtttatacttgtattttgggtttttacgAGAACGAatgttgacatgctttaatgttcataaaacccaaagcccagtctgctgtgATTGATCAGCTGGCCCACCGTTGTGATTGGttaaccaaactcttcggactccgctccagctccgctctaactagctttgtttgagggtgtgccaaactaactgctaggcaggtattatgcaaatgtgttacttgttgacatcaccacgttacagaagaaaaggcgagaCTCcgagcaaggcgtttcaggcagttcaggagcagtgtttctgtgggggaaagtaactccctttggcgtggactttttaactttgcagacattttacatgcacaaaaaaactatataacacactaaaggaaagggaaaaagcataatagctCCTCTTTAATGgtcttattatttcatttttctttctcgTGTGCAGTCTCAAATCGGttctttatttgttgttgtcttaTTAATGGCTTCTTCAGTCATCTgtaaagcatattgaattgcactaacctgtatgaaaggtgctaaaaaataaagtttgacagattgattgattataaCGACTATGAGCAAATAGGATGTGGTGAGGAACTTGCATTTACTAAATAATAAATTCATTCTGCCTTCAGTTTGGCAGCATCTGAGGCCCAGGCCCATGACAAACTCCCCTGAGGGAATAAGAAGTGAAGCAGTCATGACGGACCCCAGAGAGGCATCCCAACCCCAGTCAACCCCGTCCCTGATGTCCTGTCTATACCCACTCCCCACAAGGGAATGACACTTTGGGGCATTATGCATCAGCCTGCCTGTTCTGGCGGCCTGCCTGCCTGGCCCAGAAACTGGCTTCTATGTCACATCTGAGCAAAGTAACCTACATCTAGTAGTCCTGACAAGGCTGTGGTATGCAATCTCCTTGGCCCACACTACACTAACTGCCTGTTTCTAAATAAAGAATTGAGCTAGTACTGGCAGAAAGAGAACATGGGAGGTAGCGGGAAGATGGCTGGGACCATGTTAATCTTTAATACTGAAAGGAGAACAAAAATAACTTCTCCAAATCCCCCGGTTGGAGCCTTGGGCTGTGTTAAAAGCACACTCATGCTGTAAGGGCAATGACGAAGTGCGTGCTATTCACAACCTGGCCAATGTAACGGAATAAGGTTTGGTAACATGAAATGAGATTAAAGCCAGAGGGCGACGGATGGCAACACAATCGGGGTGTGGTCATGTCAGAAGTTCAAACAAGCTTTTATGGCGGATCAGCACC
This window harbors:
- the wu:fb95e10 gene encoding nucleolar protein dao-5; translated protein: MKPDGVATAALEPMETLESSPVNEAAPAVGQEPNQAASPVEEMPQQPVGETGQAEPQPEQAKETPAAKSSNKTSGDPKAKTTNKATAKTKPGTANPAKTTPGSRPNTTQSRLSNGVSKPQTNGAAKKPAPAAVKKSSPILAPYKKPTATNLAPAPKSKVGEKKPTGAATNGAKPMTGTTAAKKTAPATANGVKTSTAAAAAKKPPAPKTASATPTKPSSAASTKPPVSKTTRPTPGTVASPRPATGSTRPPTTTPKSSPATAKTATPKTSSTTTAKPPASRLTSTTPSGGKAPASQTARNITPVKKDVTKPATPASKKPAESPLTRPSSTTKSAKPDTPKSASKSDVTAKKPAASKAADTKTPTRSKTDSKPTPSKTPGSKTAAAKTSTPKKAVGSSTPTPVKRGPKVATIGESGKEVAAAVAAAAAIATAAAAIAGPVEPEPAAEPAAAVAPELMSSQNEKTSEPKPSSPPVLELTPESVREPTPEPVRDPTPEPIRELTPEPIQVREPSPEPLPEPLSQSSAEADLGAEPVHEAASGVQLSAQLDLFKFEESANDSVPSLGTTVMSPPCSPPGPVSPIREPHDASPLLDMHVQSDPWDRNPAQAPSDFAPQSLVNMMNFHTEEEKENKDQFEAQKTREEEEEEEEEEEEEEEKENLFTSTSPSAAAFSMMAQPHLLGTSPMDDFAPRDLISPHEKEVAVEKADEEINEDDDEEEDDEDEEQRRLGHQPSSLVTEMSTSQPSEEFQVRSSAFGGSAGWHADDGMDSEDLSSCTSSRQQGVSDLSSAQHTAILEGTQSSDALVDSSLRGSEGDGNLMGSPNVETLANEEEEDEDEEDERVDDMDLSSERVEEHQKAFQQREHEEDEEDEDVEMHSEGVTESCGNVDEDDFNEEERLDNLNRSGPPPCVPPTSSWGQTNPFCDTWAQPGSLLAVSSPSPISDHDAAESETPILSPAKTCLDPSAPSFTPKSEQHQSAHEEMKSSADEEAHVLFAAPAAGVSQPGAALAAHSSSETSTPEELRDYDSSSGVESRSDKQHTPVPSSVQPDMEQDLGIHLEKGDGEEEEAETLPADEVLGTGPPTAPASAPSSPSTSGDEASDTEGEMQINDPDAPPMMDESAGFESPPPTCSLPALDEDEEAGDAPAGEGEEDGGGTTPQSANSVASYGFDCTTSNSNAHSMAESCGKSPGIFSLENEEQLPEEAKDPSFIKELTLPSAAAAAQTEDLFGRPVDLMPLGHHGDNQPSSLDEHHYMLGGKIAADHLEEVDPLEPSRHLGAMESEDTGDSQPPYYSTICDKTDSFLAGNV